A window from Deinococcus arcticus encodes these proteins:
- the recA gene encoding recombinase RecA — translation MSKDNTKEFGVPSDAKERAKAIETAMSQIEKAFGKGSIMKLGAESKLDVQAVSTGSLSLDLALGIGGVPKGRITEIYGPESGGKTTLALSIVAQSQKAGGTCAFIDAEHALDPVYARSLGVNTDELLVSQPDNGEQALEIMELLVRSGAVDVVVVDSVAALTPRAEIEGEMGDSLPGLQARLMSQALRKLTAILSKTGTAAIFINQVREKIGVMYGNPETTTGGRALKFYSSVRLDVRKIGQPIKVGNDAVANTVKVKTVKNKVAPPFKEVELTLMYGKGFDQLSDLLSLAAEFDIVKKAGSFYSYNNDRIGQGKEKAIEWLKEHSQDAEDIRGMVLNAIRTGNAAPVTAPPAAGVDAAD, via the coding sequence ATGAGCAAGGACAACACCAAAGAATTCGGAGTTCCCAGCGACGCGAAGGAGCGGGCGAAAGCGATCGAAACGGCGATGAGCCAGATTGAAAAGGCCTTTGGCAAGGGCTCAATCATGAAGCTGGGCGCCGAGAGCAAGCTCGACGTGCAGGCCGTGTCCACCGGCAGCCTCAGTCTGGACCTTGCGCTGGGGATCGGCGGCGTGCCCAAGGGCCGCATCACCGAGATCTACGGCCCCGAGTCCGGCGGCAAGACCACCCTGGCCCTCTCCATCGTCGCCCAGTCCCAGAAGGCCGGCGGCACCTGCGCCTTTATTGACGCCGAGCACGCCCTGGACCCGGTGTACGCCCGCAGCCTGGGGGTCAACACCGACGAACTGCTCGTCTCACAGCCCGACAACGGCGAGCAGGCGCTGGAAATCATGGAACTGCTGGTGCGCAGCGGCGCCGTGGACGTGGTCGTGGTGGACTCGGTGGCGGCGCTGACCCCCCGCGCCGAAATTGAAGGCGAGATGGGCGACTCGCTGCCCGGTCTGCAGGCGAGGTTGATGTCGCAGGCGCTGCGCAAGCTGACGGCGATTCTGAGCAAGACCGGCACGGCCGCGATTTTCATCAACCAGGTGCGCGAGAAGATCGGCGTGATGTACGGCAACCCGGAGACGACGACGGGGGGCCGGGCGCTGAAGTTCTATTCCTCGGTGCGCCTGGACGTGCGCAAGATCGGGCAGCCGATCAAGGTGGGCAACGACGCCGTGGCGAACACGGTGAAGGTCAAGACGGTGAAGAACAAGGTCGCCCCGCCCTTTAAGGAAGTCGAACTGACCCTCATGTACGGCAAGGGCTTCGACCAGCTCAGCGATCTGCTGAGCCTCGCGGCAGAGTTCGACATTGTGAAGAAGGCGGGTTCCTTCTACTCCTATAACAATGACCGCATCGGCCAGGGCAAGGAAAAGGCCATCGAATGGCTCAAGGAGCATTCCCAGGACGCCGAAGACATTCGCGGCATGGTCCTGAATGCTATTCGCACGGGCAATGCAGCGCCCGTCACGGCGCCGCCTGCTGCCGGTGTGGACGCCGCAGACTGA
- a CDS encoding DNA repair protein: protein MPKTKAPSVAPHRFQALLATVSVSADVHAITAQEGADAQLTDLLRQAHDRWGYGLHHLRHEARWTGQTIELLADGRVVADLNTEPARIAAAYASMAAPDENGLSLWPVLGDGHRTSFRNAAQMRVLIEDGRDFETLWTAEKQGLSARVWRTQTYEGELLAVEYVRPTSAAQLLADAAWDVITRIKDRTLQRELMKRSEQGGILQAFLSARHKEAEANLAQLAEAHFTVQGHVGRLTGSAARDFEAFRALQRATAEELLGLQDRVVKQVGATLYGELR from the coding sequence ATGCCCAAAACAAAAGCACCTTCTGTTGCCCCCCACCGCTTCCAGGCGCTTCTCGCCACCGTCTCCGTCTCTGCGGACGTCCACGCGATCACCGCGCAGGAGGGGGCAGATGCACAGCTGACCGACCTGCTCCGTCAGGCGCATGACCGCTGGGGTTATGGCCTGCATCACCTCCGGCATGAAGCCCGCTGGACAGGACAGACGATTGAATTGCTGGCCGATGGACGGGTGGTGGCTGACCTGAACACCGAGCCTGCCCGTATCGCTGCCGCCTACGCGAGCATGGCGGCGCCCGACGAGAACGGGCTCAGCCTGTGGCCTGTTCTGGGCGACGGCCACCGCACCAGCTTCCGGAACGCGGCCCAGATGCGCGTGCTCATTGAGGATGGCCGCGATTTCGAAACCCTCTGGACTGCCGAGAAACAGGGGCTGAGCGCCCGCGTCTGGCGAACCCAGACCTACGAAGGCGAACTGCTGGCCGTGGAATATGTTCGGCCCACCAGCGCCGCGCAGCTTCTGGCGGACGCCGCCTGGGACGTGATCACCCGCATCAAGGACCGTACGCTGCAGCGCGAACTAATGAAGCGCAGTGAGCAGGGTGGCATTCTTCAGGCGTTCCTGAGCGCCCGGCATAAGGAGGCCGAGGCCAATCTGGCCCAGCTGGCCGAAGCGCATTTCACGGTGCAGGGTCATGTGGGACGGCTCACGGGCAGTGCCGCGCGTGATTTTGAGGCGTTCCGCGCCCTGCAGCGCGCCACCGCAGAAGAGCTGCTCGGGCTGCAGGACCGGGTGGTCAAGCAGGTGGGGGCCACCCTGTACGGCGAACTGAGGTAA